TCTCATGGATCTGAACAAGCTTTTCGAATAAATCATCGAAATAGTAGTTAGAGGACAAAAAAATCACCCCACATCATTTTTCATCAGTTTTTGTATGTGGGGTGTGCTTTATACATTTTATTTCACTGTCTTCGGTAATTCTTGATCTATAAAAGAAAATTCGTTATTTTCATCTAGAAGAATCAATTTTGGAACAAGCTGTTTCGCTTCTTCATTTGAAAACATACCATAAGAGATAATAATCACTCGGTCTCCTGGCTGAACTAGTCGAGCAGCGGCACCATTCAAGCAAATATCTCTTTTACCACGTTCCCCTGGTATAACATAGGTTTCGAATCGGGCTCCATTATTATTGTTAACGATTGCTACCTTTTCATTAGGTAGGATATCTGCTACCTCTAGTAGCTCTTCATCAATTGTAATACTTCCTACGTAGTTAAGATTAGCTTCTGTAACAGTCGCGCGATGAAGCTTAGACTTCATCATTGTTCTAAACAATCGAATCACCCCTAATAATCATATTGTCTATCAGTCGTGTTTTTCCAAACTTTACTGCGACTGCAATGACATATTCTTGAGTATCTATAGTA
This DNA window, taken from Desulfuribacillus stibiiarsenatis, encodes the following:
- the panD gene encoding aspartate 1-decarboxylase, which produces MFRTMMKSKLHRATVTEANLNYVGSITIDEELLEVADILPNEKVAIVNNNNGARFETYVIPGERGKRDICLNGAAARLVQPGDRVIIISYGMFSNEEAKQLVPKLILLDENNEFSFIDQELPKTVK